The following are from one region of the Simiduia agarivorans SA1 = DSM 21679 genome:
- a CDS encoding acetyl-CoA C-acyltransferase, giving the protein MKDPIVIVGMARTPMGGMQGALSAVSAPDLGAVAIKAALADAGVAADQVDEVLMGCVLPAGVGQAPARQAALKAGLSDRTPCTTINKVCGSGMKTVMMAADALALGHGKVIVAGGMESMSNAPYLLAKARAGYRLGHGELLDHMFLDGLQDAYQGGLMGSFAEQCADKYQFTREAQDNYALTSLDRANKAIAEGRFRREVAPVTIADRRGEVVVDTDEQPGNARPEKIPTLKPAFKKDGTVTAANASSISDGAAALVLMTASEASRRGLKPIARVCGHSQAAQAPEWFTTAPVAAMKNLLEQVGWSAADVDLYEINEAFAVVAMAAMTELELDHAKVNVNGGACALGHPLGASGARIMVTLLGAMLHQSKARGVASLCIGGGEATAVALELV; this is encoded by the coding sequence GCGCTGGCCGATGCGGGTGTGGCCGCAGATCAGGTGGACGAAGTGTTGATGGGCTGCGTATTGCCTGCCGGTGTGGGTCAGGCGCCGGCGCGACAGGCGGCACTGAAAGCCGGCCTGTCTGACCGCACGCCCTGTACCACCATTAACAAAGTCTGCGGCTCGGGCATGAAAACCGTGATGATGGCCGCCGATGCGCTGGCGCTTGGCCACGGCAAAGTGATTGTTGCCGGCGGCATGGAAAGTATGTCCAATGCGCCTTATTTGCTGGCCAAGGCGCGAGCGGGTTATCGACTTGGTCACGGCGAACTGCTGGATCATATGTTCCTGGATGGCCTGCAGGACGCCTATCAGGGTGGCCTGATGGGTAGTTTTGCCGAACAGTGTGCTGACAAGTACCAGTTTACCCGTGAGGCCCAGGACAACTATGCGTTGACCTCGCTGGATCGCGCGAACAAAGCCATTGCCGAAGGGCGTTTCCGTCGCGAAGTGGCGCCCGTGACCATTGCCGACCGGCGGGGTGAAGTGGTTGTGGATACCGATGAGCAGCCCGGCAATGCGCGCCCGGAAAAAATTCCCACGTTGAAGCCGGCGTTCAAAAAAGACGGCACCGTCACTGCCGCCAATGCCAGCTCAATATCGGACGGTGCGGCCGCTTTGGTATTAATGACCGCGTCGGAAGCCAGCCGACGCGGCCTTAAGCCCATTGCCCGGGTGTGCGGCCACAGTCAGGCCGCACAGGCACCTGAGTGGTTTACAACGGCGCCCGTGGCGGCCATGAAAAATCTGCTTGAGCAGGTGGGTTGGTCGGCCGCCGACGTGGACCTCTACGAAATCAACGAGGCCTTTGCCGTCGTGGCCATGGCGGCCATGACCGAACTGGAGCTCGACCACGCCAAAGTGAACGTCAACGGTGGCGCCTGCGCACTGGGTCATCCTCTGGGTGCCAGTGGTGCGCGTATCATGGTGACCTTGTTGGGTGCTATGTTGCACCAGAGCAAAGCCCGTGGTGTGGCCAGCTTGTGTATTGGCGGCGGCGAGGCCACCGCGGTGGCATTGGAGCTAGTCTGA
- a CDS encoding BON domain-containing protein, whose translation MRILLLASFLALPLFLNGCSHIVGAAHEEPVGVDKKERTLGSAIDDEKIEVSALVNIRKASPLLENANISVTSFNGIVLLTGQVQAPDMKALAGEEVRKITRVREVHNELAIQGNASFLTATSDTWLTSKVKTKMMTDMNLDSGRVKVVTEDGVVYIMGLLTQAEAKRASEIARTTGGVQKVVKVVEYIN comes from the coding sequence ATGCGGATTTTATTGTTAGCAAGCTTTTTGGCGCTGCCATTGTTCCTGAACGGCTGCAGCCATATCGTGGGTGCGGCGCACGAAGAACCCGTTGGCGTGGATAAAAAAGAACGCACTCTGGGATCGGCCATCGACGATGAAAAAATTGAGGTTTCTGCATTGGTGAACATCCGCAAGGCCTCACCTTTGTTGGAAAACGCCAACATTTCTGTCACCAGTTTTAACGGCATTGTGTTGCTGACCGGCCAGGTACAAGCGCCCGACATGAAAGCGCTCGCCGGCGAAGAAGTGCGCAAAATCACCCGCGTTCGCGAAGTTCACAACGAGCTGGCCATTCAAGGCAATGCCTCCTTCCTGACCGCCACCAGCGATACCTGGCTGACATCCAAAGTCAAAACCAAAATGATGACCGACATGAACCTGGACAGCGGCCGGGTTAAAGTGGTGACGGAAGATGGCGTAGTCTACATTATGGGCTTACTGACCCAGGCCGAAGCCAAACGCGCCAGCGAAATTGCCCGCACCACGGGTGGCGTGCAGAAAGTCGTGAAAGTGGTGGAATACATTAACTAG
- a CDS encoding D-sedoheptulose-7-phosphate isomerase, whose protein sequence is MEQRVIQRFHESIETIMNAGEGFAPLLADASHAMVQALLSERKILTCGVGLAAANAQTLASCLVNRFEQERPSLPALCLANDALNLSAVATDSGLNDIFAKPIRGLGQAGDLLVVFATGGNTSATVQAISAARDKEMSIVAFTNEQCGDLASMLASQDFELKVPTLSAPHAHEVHLLSVFCLCDLIDQQLFGGFA, encoded by the coding sequence ATGGAACAACGCGTCATTCAGCGCTTCCACGAAAGCATTGAAACCATCATGAATGCCGGCGAGGGCTTTGCGCCTCTGCTGGCGGATGCCAGCCACGCCATGGTCCAGGCGCTGCTGAGTGAACGAAAGATACTTACCTGCGGCGTAGGCCTGGCGGCTGCCAACGCACAAACCCTGGCCAGTTGCCTGGTGAACCGATTCGAGCAGGAAAGACCCAGCCTGCCAGCCCTATGTCTGGCCAACGACGCGCTCAACCTGAGCGCCGTGGCAACCGATTCGGGCTTAAACGATATTTTTGCCAAACCCATACGGGGACTGGGGCAAGCGGGCGATCTGCTGGTAGTATTTGCCACCGGCGGCAACACCAGTGCAACGGTGCAAGCGATCAGCGCCGCACGCGACAAAGAAATGAGCATTGTGGCGTTTACCAACGAACAGTGCGGCGACCTGGCCAGCATGCTGGCCAGTCAGGATTTCGAATTGAAAGTGCCTACCCTATCGGCGCCCCACGCCCATGAGGTGCACCTGTTGAGTGTTTTTTGTCTCTGTGATCTCATAGATCAGCAATTATTTGGAGGTTTCGCGTAA
- a CDS encoding YraN family protein: MTRGAEAEQKAEAFLTRAGLTTLARNYLCSRGELDLIMEHLGTLVFVEVRLRSHAAFGSGAESVTAGKRRKLRLAAEHYLQAHPDRHHQPARFDVVWFDDLQSDPHWVTNAF; the protein is encoded by the coding sequence ATGACCAGGGGTGCCGAAGCCGAACAAAAAGCGGAGGCATTTTTAACCCGCGCGGGGCTCACTACACTCGCGCGCAACTACCTCTGCAGCCGGGGCGAACTCGATCTCATCATGGAGCACCTTGGCACACTGGTTTTTGTCGAAGTCAGGCTTCGCAGTCACGCCGCCTTTGGTTCGGGTGCCGAATCTGTCACCGCTGGCAAGCGGCGCAAACTGAGACTTGCGGCCGAACATTATTTGCAGGCGCACCCTGATCGCCACCATCAACCCGCCCGCTTTGATGTGGTCTGGTTTGATGATTTACAGTCGGACCCCCATTGGGTAACCAACGCTTTTTGA
- a CDS encoding penicillin-binding protein activator — protein sequence MFNIPTRLCLSGLALCLLLSACSAPVKQSDPDIVEATAGSSQEAVQALLLEARQAKSPERERHIIAAAEQLIALGDNEWADNLLSAISRDQLQQQDLWHYTLVYSQLAIAQNNLFTAQQVLMNPGLDSQWELMPKATYVAIRQMRGELMSTLGETQLAIREYVALDHVSLSPVEATGNQVALWQTLMAQPLWELEQLAGNSQSREELGWYQLAILSKNNQNQLEAQLAGVEQWRAQWPDHPAAAHLPQDLQLLQQLIEEQPKQVALLLPVSGRLARAGKAIQDGFFAAYYQAVAAGHQHPAIRVYDSNTQDIAGLYQQAVDEGAELIIGPLDKDKVAELALLPALPVPTLALNRSEQNGSLPPPPQLVQFSLAAEDEARQAARRAWLEGHRLAMVIAPEASWADRAAVAFIAEWNQLGGTVVDYAKFTGKADYSKIISRALLIDQSKARAAQVRNILGRTMEYEPRRRQDVDMIFLTALPNQARQVKPTLKFHLASDIPVYATSHIYTGEPDPKLDSDMNGIRFSTLPWIFDTQRPEKLAIDAYSRDPAFNRLYAMGVDAFYLYPRLRQLREIDGTRVFGATGNLQLNTAGQIEREQMWASIRRGRAVPMPMVVSRQSDDS from the coding sequence ATGTTTAACATCCCGACCCGCCTCTGCCTCTCCGGCCTGGCCCTGTGTTTACTGCTGTCCGCCTGCTCTGCACCGGTCAAGCAATCCGACCCCGATATTGTCGAAGCCACGGCCGGCAGCTCTCAGGAAGCGGTACAGGCATTACTGCTGGAGGCCCGGCAGGCCAAGTCGCCGGAGCGCGAGCGTCACATTATTGCCGCCGCCGAGCAGTTGATTGCACTGGGCGACAATGAATGGGCCGACAACCTGCTCAGCGCCATCAGCCGGGACCAACTGCAGCAGCAAGACCTCTGGCATTACACCCTGGTGTACAGCCAATTGGCGATCGCCCAGAACAACCTGTTCACCGCCCAACAAGTGTTGATGAACCCGGGCCTCGACAGCCAATGGGAGCTGATGCCAAAAGCCACCTACGTGGCCATCAGGCAAATGCGCGGCGAACTGATGTCGACGCTGGGTGAAACCCAGTTGGCCATCAGGGAATACGTTGCGCTCGACCACGTATCGCTGTCACCCGTAGAGGCCACCGGCAATCAGGTTGCCCTGTGGCAAACATTGATGGCACAGCCTTTGTGGGAGCTGGAGCAATTAGCCGGCAACAGCCAATCGCGGGAAGAGCTGGGCTGGTATCAGCTGGCAATCTTGTCCAAGAATAACCAGAACCAACTGGAGGCTCAGCTCGCCGGCGTCGAGCAATGGCGAGCCCAATGGCCCGACCACCCGGCGGCCGCGCACCTGCCGCAAGATCTGCAGTTGCTGCAACAACTGATTGAAGAGCAACCCAAGCAGGTGGCCCTGTTGCTGCCGGTGAGCGGGCGTCTGGCCCGCGCCGGTAAAGCCATTCAGGACGGTTTTTTTGCCGCCTACTATCAGGCCGTGGCAGCCGGTCATCAACATCCCGCCATTCGCGTCTATGACAGCAACACCCAGGATATCGCAGGCCTCTATCAGCAGGCAGTAGACGAAGGCGCCGAGCTGATCATTGGCCCGCTGGACAAGGACAAAGTGGCCGAGCTGGCCCTCTTACCCGCACTGCCGGTACCCACGTTGGCGCTGAACCGGTCCGAACAAAATGGCAGTCTGCCCCCCCCACCGCAGCTGGTGCAGTTCAGTCTTGCCGCAGAAGATGAAGCCCGCCAAGCCGCCCGCCGGGCATGGCTGGAAGGTCACAGGCTGGCGATGGTGATTGCACCGGAAGCCAGCTGGGCTGATCGCGCCGCAGTGGCGTTCATCGCCGAGTGGAATCAGTTGGGAGGCACGGTCGTTGATTATGCCAAATTCACCGGCAAAGCCGATTACTCAAAAATTATTTCGCGCGCATTGCTGATTGACCAGAGTAAAGCCCGCGCTGCACAAGTGCGTAATATTCTTGGCCGCACCATGGAGTACGAACCCCGGCGCCGCCAGGATGTGGATATGATTTTCCTGACCGCACTGCCGAACCAGGCCCGGCAGGTAAAACCCACGTTGAAATTTCACCTGGCCAGCGACATTCCGGTATACGCCACCAGCCATATCTACACCGGCGAACCGGACCCAAAACTGGACAGCGACATGAATGGCATCCGGTTCAGTACCCTGCCGTGGATTTTCGACACCCAGCGTCCGGAAAAGCTGGCGATCGACGCCTATTCGCGCGACCCGGCCTTTAACCGGCTCTATGCCATGGGGGTAGACGCATTCTACCTCTATCCTCGCCTGCGCCAGCTGCGGGAAATTGACGGCACCCGCGTTTTCGGCGCCACTGGCAACCTGCAATTGAATACCGCTGGCCAGATCGAGCGGGAACAGATGTGGGCCAGTATACGGCGCGGCAGAGCGGTACCCATGCCGATGGTGGTAAGCCGCCAGAGCGATGACAGCTGA
- the rsmI gene encoding 16S rRNA (cytidine(1402)-2'-O)-methyltransferase: MNESALYVVATPIGNLGDMVPRAVETLQTVAVIAAEDTRHSSRLLEHFHIRTPLVAYHDHSDGQATQKLIDRLLAGESVALISDAGTPLVSDPGYQLVAAARAAGIRVVPIPGACALIAALSASGLPSDRFSFEGFLPAKHGARATRLESVKQETGTLIFYEAPHRILDCLNHMAEIFGPDRQAVVARELSKTFETFLSGSLAELVERVGADSNQQRGEIVLLVRGAPKQLEQSLSPDAMRIMQLLAAELPPKKASALVEQIVGVKKKLVYQWYVEQH; this comes from the coding sequence ATGAACGAGTCAGCTTTATACGTGGTGGCTACACCAATCGGCAATTTGGGCGATATGGTACCGCGAGCCGTAGAAACTCTTCAAACGGTTGCGGTGATTGCGGCAGAGGATACACGTCATAGCAGCCGTTTACTGGAACACTTTCACATTCGCACCCCGCTGGTGGCCTACCACGACCACAGCGATGGCCAGGCCACCCAAAAGTTGATTGATCGGCTGCTGGCGGGGGAATCAGTGGCGTTAATCTCCGATGCGGGCACCCCCCTGGTGTCCGACCCGGGGTACCAGCTGGTCGCGGCAGCGCGCGCTGCCGGCATCCGGGTGGTGCCCATTCCTGGCGCCTGTGCGTTAATTGCCGCGCTATCGGCCTCAGGGCTGCCTTCCGACCGATTCAGTTTTGAAGGCTTTTTGCCGGCAAAGCACGGAGCGCGGGCGACCCGGCTGGAATCTGTTAAGCAGGAAACCGGCACACTGATTTTTTATGAGGCCCCGCACCGGATTCTGGACTGTCTTAATCATATGGCCGAAATTTTTGGACCGGACCGGCAAGCGGTTGTGGCGCGCGAGTTGAGTAAAACCTTCGAGACCTTTTTGTCCGGCTCGCTTGCGGAACTGGTCGAGCGCGTTGGCGCCGATTCAAACCAGCAGCGGGGTGAGATCGTATTGTTGGTGCGGGGCGCACCCAAGCAATTGGAACAATCGTTGAGCCCGGATGCCATGCGTATCATGCAGTTGCTCGCCGCCGAGTTGCCGCCGAAAAAAGCCAGTGCACTGGTGGAGCAAATTGTTGGCGTAAAAAAGAAACTCGTTTATCAATGGTACGTGGAACAGCATTAA
- a CDS encoding TIGR00730 family Rossman fold protein — MAKHDRDSNRLFYSAADEVVHAEYPEDVVCGNPQLCSPAYRLAYTDQDFMLTEEMRSVRLMLELAKPEKTLQALGISQTVVMFGSARTPDAEQASIDLAAAQSGNLSDTEQKRCQVAVEQSRYYEQARALARLIAEQSPACPGGELHVITGGGPGIMEAANRGASEAGAKSIGLNIVLPHEQYPNPYITPELCFRFHYFAMRKMHFLMRAKALVVFPGGFGTLDELFETLTLVQTKKVQPLPILIFGKQFWQRLVNFEFLVEQGMISAEDLALFRYVESAEQAWDIIRESL; from the coding sequence ATGGCCAAACATGACAGGGATTCCAACCGGTTATTCTATTCCGCCGCCGATGAGGTGGTGCATGCTGAATACCCGGAAGACGTGGTGTGCGGAAATCCTCAGCTTTGTTCGCCCGCCTATCGGCTGGCCTACACCGATCAGGATTTTATGCTCACCGAAGAAATGCGTTCGGTGCGGCTGATGTTAGAGTTGGCGAAACCGGAAAAAACCTTACAGGCACTGGGCATATCGCAAACGGTGGTTATGTTCGGCAGCGCCCGGACTCCGGATGCGGAGCAAGCAAGCATTGATCTGGCAGCGGCCCAGTCTGGTAACCTGTCAGACACAGAGCAAAAGCGATGTCAGGTGGCCGTTGAGCAAAGCCGTTACTATGAGCAGGCGCGTGCGCTGGCCCGATTGATTGCCGAGCAAAGCCCGGCTTGTCCCGGCGGCGAGCTGCATGTGATTACTGGCGGTGGCCCCGGCATTATGGAGGCTGCCAATCGTGGCGCCAGTGAAGCCGGCGCGAAATCGATAGGACTCAATATTGTATTGCCGCACGAGCAATACCCGAATCCCTACATTACTCCGGAGCTCTGTTTCCGGTTCCACTACTTTGCCATGCGCAAAATGCATTTTCTTATGCGCGCCAAAGCGTTGGTGGTTTTCCCCGGCGGCTTCGGGACATTGGATGAATTGTTTGAAACTTTAACCTTGGTGCAAACCAAAAAAGTGCAGCCCTTGCCTATCCTGATTTTCGGTAAGCAGTTCTGGCAGCGCTTGGTAAATTTTGAGTTTCTGGTAGAGCAGGGCATGATCAGTGCGGAGGATCTCGCCTTGTTTCGCTACGTGGAGTCGGCAGAGCAGGCCTGGGATATTATTCGCGAATCGCTATGA
- a CDS encoding TonB-dependent receptor — MIRFTKQLLPLSIAALASSATLAQDLVLEEVVVTAQKRVERLQDVPISVNAVSGAKMDEAGITNLEGMTAYVPNLTMNQTGIGTIIAIRGISSGINQGFEQSVGQYVDGIYYGRAQLARAPFMDLERVEVLRGPQSILFGKNSIAGAISMVTAKPTDEFEGQVTALYEPSHGEKDLRVVLSGPLTDSLSGRLSLLGREIDGYYENTTLNRDESAEKEQVIRGQFRWDATEDLTMNLKVETGSFDTKGRFLEPVNPVTLPGGLSYADALFGATGGAYVLDTEQNFKRQSNGDFSNNDTENATFTIDWGLGEHTLTAVTGYNAYNYEEDCDCDFTGATVFTADSREDFKQYSQEIRIASPQGETIDYIAGLFYQSSEMDFDDAIRVPTTSLLGGLSALLPGTASQRTFTQDSTLWAGFAQATWNISTDWRLTVGGRYTAEDKEATRRQHHTNTLGQDVGATDLLLNTVYTAFLLEPYEEISDKRSEGKFTPLITAQWDATEDTMLYATYTEGFKSGGFDVRSNAHPDPDYGVNIIANQSPLVIVQTTAANGFAPGVFEYEEEKAQSFELGSKMTLADGAAELNVALFHTNYTDLQTSQFDGVLGFNVTNAGEATTQGIELDGRWLITNGLTLSGSLGYLDFNFDKFPNSQCYFGQTPDSTEYPGLCDLSGKTREFAPQFQGTISADYAQTIGDNLEWRLTGDINFSDSYYASPTLDPNLQQDAYAKLNLRLALGAQDGQWEVALVGKNLTDEAVSTFGNQLPVSTRLTGGTGTAYYSFYDRPRSIALQGTMRF, encoded by the coding sequence ATGATCAGATTTACCAAGCAGTTACTACCCCTTTCCATCGCCGCACTGGCATCAAGCGCCACACTCGCCCAGGACCTGGTTCTGGAAGAGGTGGTGGTAACCGCCCAGAAGCGTGTAGAAAGGCTTCAGGATGTCCCCATCTCGGTTAACGCTGTGTCCGGCGCCAAAATGGATGAAGCCGGCATCACCAATCTTGAGGGTATGACAGCTTACGTACCCAACCTGACCATGAACCAGACCGGTATCGGCACCATTATCGCCATCCGTGGTATCAGCTCCGGCATTAACCAGGGCTTTGAACAGTCCGTAGGCCAATATGTAGACGGCATCTACTATGGCCGCGCCCAGTTGGCCCGCGCCCCTTTTATGGACCTTGAGCGCGTGGAAGTCCTGCGCGGCCCGCAAAGTATCCTGTTTGGCAAGAACTCCATTGCCGGTGCCATTTCGATGGTCACCGCCAAACCCACCGATGAGTTCGAGGGCCAGGTTACTGCCCTGTACGAACCCAGCCACGGTGAAAAAGACCTGCGCGTTGTGCTGTCAGGCCCGCTGACCGACTCCCTGAGTGGCCGGCTGTCCTTACTGGGTCGTGAAATCGATGGCTATTATGAAAATACCACCCTGAACCGGGATGAATCTGCTGAAAAAGAGCAGGTCATCAGAGGTCAGTTCCGCTGGGACGCCACCGAAGATCTGACCATGAATTTGAAAGTCGAAACCGGGTCGTTTGACACCAAAGGCCGGTTTTTGGAGCCAGTGAATCCAGTGACACTTCCGGGGGGGCTTTCCTATGCTGATGCGCTGTTCGGCGCCACCGGCGGCGCCTACGTCCTGGACACAGAGCAGAACTTCAAACGCCAATCCAATGGCGATTTTTCGAATAACGACACTGAAAACGCCACTTTCACCATCGACTGGGGCCTTGGCGAACATACACTGACAGCCGTAACTGGCTACAACGCCTACAACTACGAAGAGGATTGTGATTGCGACTTTACCGGCGCGACGGTTTTCACCGCAGACAGCCGTGAGGATTTCAAACAATACAGCCAAGAGATTCGTATTGCCTCACCACAAGGCGAAACCATTGATTACATAGCGGGTCTGTTTTATCAGTCCAGCGAGATGGATTTCGATGACGCCATCCGCGTCCCCACCACCAGTCTGCTGGGAGGGCTGTCAGCGTTGCTTCCCGGCACCGCCAGCCAACGTACCTTTACCCAGGATTCAACACTGTGGGCAGGTTTTGCTCAGGCAACCTGGAACATTTCTACCGATTGGCGCCTGACGGTTGGCGGACGCTATACCGCTGAAGACAAGGAAGCCACCCGGCGACAACACCATACCAATACGCTGGGCCAGGATGTGGGAGCAACAGATCTATTGTTGAATACCGTGTATACCGCATTTTTGCTGGAGCCCTACGAAGAAATTTCAGACAAACGCTCTGAAGGTAAGTTCACGCCCCTGATTACCGCACAGTGGGACGCCACCGAAGACACCATGCTGTATGCCACCTATACAGAGGGTTTCAAGTCCGGCGGATTTGACGTGCGCTCCAATGCACATCCAGACCCGGACTATGGTGTAAACATCATTGCCAACCAAAGCCCATTGGTCATTGTCCAAACCACTGCGGCAAACGGATTTGCGCCTGGCGTTTTCGAATACGAAGAGGAAAAAGCCCAGAGCTTTGAACTTGGCTCGAAAATGACCCTGGCCGATGGCGCCGCCGAACTCAACGTTGCGCTGTTTCACACCAACTACACCGATCTTCAAACCAGTCAGTTTGATGGCGTGCTGGGTTTTAACGTGACCAACGCAGGTGAAGCCACAACCCAAGGTATCGAGCTTGATGGCCGCTGGCTAATTACCAACGGCCTGACCCTGAGCGGTTCTTTGGGCTACCTTGACTTCAACTTCGACAAATTCCCTAACAGCCAGTGCTATTTCGGCCAAACGCCGGACAGTACGGAATACCCCGGTTTGTGTGACCTGTCGGGCAAAACCCGGGAGTTCGCGCCACAATTCCAGGGCACTATCAGTGCTGACTATGCTCAAACCATAGGGGATAATCTGGAGTGGCGTTTAACCGGTGACATCAACTTCAGCGACAGTTACTACGCATCTCCCACACTGGATCCTAACCTGCAGCAGGACGCCTACGCCAAGTTGAATCTGAGATTGGCACTGGGCGCTCAGGATGGCCAGTGGGAAGTCGCCTTGGTGGGTAAAAATCTGACTGACGAAGCAGTATCCACTTTCGGCAACCAACTACCTGTATCAACTCGATTAACAGGTGGCACCGGTACCGCTTACTACAGCTTCTACGATCGCCCGCGCAGCATTGCCCTGCAAGGCACCATGCGCTTTTAA
- the mraZ gene encoding division/cell wall cluster transcriptional repressor MraZ gives MFLGSHSISMDAKGRLAIPARIRESLVELCAGKLVVTAHTEERCLLVYPEPQWLEILPKIEALPSFNKIARRTQRLLIGYATPLEVDGNGRVLLPPTLREYAQLDKKLMLVGQGKKLELWSEASWLQWLDADAGDDEMPVEMQSLSL, from the coding sequence GTGTTTCTCGGAAGCCATTCCATCAGCATGGATGCCAAGGGGCGTCTGGCGATTCCGGCTCGTATTCGCGAGTCGTTGGTGGAATTGTGTGCCGGAAAACTGGTGGTGACCGCCCATACCGAAGAGCGCTGTCTGCTGGTGTATCCAGAGCCTCAATGGCTCGAAATTCTGCCCAAAATTGAAGCTTTACCCAGTTTTAATAAGATTGCCCGCCGCACCCAGCGCCTGTTGATAGGTTATGCCACGCCGCTGGAAGTGGATGGCAATGGGCGTGTGTTGCTGCCGCCCACGCTGCGTGAGTACGCCCAGCTCGACAAGAAGCTGATGTTGGTCGGGCAGGGGAAAAAACTGGAGCTGTGGTCGGAGGCAAGTTGGCTGCAGTGGCTGGATGCGGATGCCGGAGATGACGAAATGCCGGTTGAAATGCAGTCGCTGTCTTTATAA
- the rsmH gene encoding 16S rRNA (cytosine(1402)-N(4))-methyltransferase RsmH, with the protein MVAQEHYTVLLNEAVDALITDPSGIYVDGTFGRGGHSRLVLTRLAGDGRLIGVDKDPQAIASAEALAAANSRFSVRHGSFAQIGEWFEPASVDGVLLDLGVSSPQLDQAERGFSFMQDGPLDMRMDTTSGQSAAQWLAVAEAEDIAFVLKEFGEERFAKRMASAIVRERDIEPITTTARLAKIVSEANPAWEKGKHPATRAFQAIRIFINNELGDLEVVLEAALKVLKPGGRLVVISFHSLEDRLVKRFIRDKERGPQLPKGLPVMESQITKTLKSLGKAVKASARELDENQRSRSAVMRCAEKLG; encoded by the coding sequence ATGGTTGCGCAAGAACACTACACAGTACTGCTCAATGAGGCGGTGGACGCTCTGATCACCGATCCCTCGGGTATCTATGTGGATGGCACTTTTGGCCGCGGTGGCCATAGTCGTCTGGTGTTGACGAGACTCGCAGGCGATGGGCGATTGATAGGGGTTGATAAAGACCCCCAAGCCATTGCCTCGGCCGAAGCACTGGCTGCCGCAAACAGCCGGTTTTCGGTCCGTCATGGCAGTTTTGCCCAGATCGGCGAATGGTTTGAGCCGGCTTCCGTTGATGGTGTTTTGTTGGATCTGGGGGTGTCGTCGCCACAGTTAGATCAGGCTGAACGGGGTTTTTCGTTTATGCAGGATGGCCCGCTGGATATGCGCATGGACACCACCAGTGGTCAGAGTGCTGCGCAATGGTTGGCAGTGGCTGAGGCGGAGGACATTGCGTTTGTATTGAAAGAGTTTGGTGAGGAGCGCTTTGCCAAACGCATGGCGTCGGCCATTGTGCGCGAGCGCGACATTGAACCTATCACCACAACCGCACGCCTGGCAAAAATTGTGAGTGAGGCGAATCCTGCGTGGGAAAAAGGTAAGCACCCTGCAACGCGGGCCTTTCAGGCGATCCGCATATTTATCAATAACGAGTTGGGTGATCTGGAAGTTGTTCTGGAGGCTGCTCTCAAGGTGCTCAAGCCGGGTGGCCGGTTGGTGGTGATCAGTTTTCATTCGCTTGAGGATCGCCTGGTCAAACGATTTATCCGTGATAAAGAGCGCGGACCGCAGCTGCCCAAAGGGTTGCCGGTGATGGAAAGTCAGATAACGAAGACGCTGAAGAGTCTGGGTAAGGCGGTGAAGGCCAGTGCCCGTGAGCTCGATGAAAATCAGCGCTCACGCAGTGCGGTTATGCGCTGCGCAGAAAAACTGGGCTGA
- the ftsL gene encoding cell division protein FtsL: MANTTQPKGLLIAVVVALWLAVTASALLVVGATHQARLSFFELESLRREAQELEIQRGQYLLEQSTWAAYSRVENLAHKKLGMRLPEPSDIVMVTP; the protein is encoded by the coding sequence ATGGCAAATACAACGCAGCCGAAAGGCCTGTTAATTGCAGTGGTAGTAGCGCTGTGGTTGGCCGTGACTGCGTCCGCGTTACTGGTAGTGGGTGCCACTCACCAGGCGCGTCTGTCGTTTTTTGAGCTTGAATCCCTGCGACGCGAAGCGCAGGAACTGGAAATCCAGCGCGGTCAGTACTTGCTGGAGCAAAGCACCTGGGCGGCCTACAGTCGGGTGGAAAATCTGGCGCATAAAAAACTCGGTATGCGTCTGCCCGAGCCGAGCGATATTGTTATGGTGACGCCATGA